The following proteins come from a genomic window of Macadamia integrifolia cultivar HAES 741 chromosome 14, SCU_Mint_v3, whole genome shotgun sequence:
- the LOC122062179 gene encoding subtilisin-like protease SBT4.13 — protein sequence MGALSKAEDGYSIESVHLNILKQILERSSARESLVCSYRNSFDGFAAKLTEQEQRKLRGMEGVVSVFPSRTLKPHTTRSWDFLGFPSTVRRMPNIESDVIIGMIDTGIWPESESFNDNGIGPPPGKWKGICQNITCNNKIIGARFYNAENNYKEEEEKSPRDIIGHGTHTASIAAGVEVKNTSLFGLGEGTVRGAVPSARIAIYKACWKSGCADHDVLAAFDDAIEDGVDILSVSLGGEFARLLLEDPIAIGAFHAMEKGILTSTSAGNFGPLTSNIANLAPWMLTVAASTTDRRFISNVTIGNQITMVGHAINTFQTQTKSSPIIYAGDHVAHNFSSKRARACTLGSLDKDSVKDKIVFCDTYSDGSGPVLIDAQGMVMVDDTGSDDIAFSYPIPATAISIADGEKLKHYLDTTRIPVAMIYKTEAIHDHQAPQVASFSSKGPNTLYPDILKPDLIAPGVDILAAWSPKATVSGYQGDKRSVMYNIISGTSMSCPHATGAAAYVKTFHPSWSPAAIKSALMTTAYPMNGSYPKEAELAYGAGQIDPLKAVNPGLVYDISKADYIQELCNMGFSADEIKIIAGGNVTCAKKNGTGALLNYPSLGASVTVGWKIERYFPRTVTNVGLPNSTYKATIGPQKLLNVTVIPNVLSFKSLNEKQNFTVHVTGPGIDQASIISTWLLWSDGIHNVRSPIAFWASF from the exons ATGGGTGCACTATCAAAAGCTGAGGATGGCTACTCCATAGAATCTGTCCATTTGAACATCTTAAAACAAATCCTTGAGAGAAG TTCAGCTAGAGAATCCTTAGTTTGCAGCTATAGAAACAGTTTTGATGGATTTGCAGCTAAGCTCACAGAACAAGAGCAAAGAAAGCTAAGAG GCATGGAAGGTGTAGTCTCTGTATTTCCAAGTAGAACCCTTAAACCTCACACAACAAGATCATGGGATTTCTTGGGATTTCCAAGCACTGTAAGAAGAATGCCTAACATTGAGAGTGATGTCATTATTGGCATGATTGACACTGGAATCTGGCCTGAATCTGAGAGCTTCAATGATAATGGGATTGGTCCTCCCCCGGGAAAGTGGAAGGGTATTTGCCAAAACATCACCTGTAACAA TAAGATTATTGGGGCACGATTTTACAATGCCGAGAATAACtacaaagaagaggaagagaagtcCCCTCGTGATATTATAGGACATGGAACACACACTGCTTCTATAGCAGCAGGTGTTGAAGTTAAAAATACAAGCCTTTTTGGCCTTGGTGAAGGGACTGTAAGAGGAGCTGTTCCCTCTGCAAGGATCGCTATCTACAAAGCATGTTGGAAATCTGGTTGTGCTGACCATGATGTCCTGGCTGCATTTGATGATGCGATTGAAGATGGTGTTGATATCTTATCAGTTTCCTTGGGTGGTGAATTTGCTAGATTATTACTGGAAGATCCTATTGCAATTGGAGCATTCCATGCAATGGAGAAAGGGATTCTTACTTCTACATCTGCTGGAAACTTTGGACCACTAACTAGTAATATCGCAAATCTTGCTCCATGGATGTTAACTGTAGCAGCAAGCACCACAGATCGTCGGTTCATCAGCAATGTCACAATAGGCAATCAGATTACTATGGTG GGACATGCTATCAACACTTTCCAAACTCAGACAAAGTCATCCCCTATTATATATGCAGGAGATCATGTTGCACATAACTTTAGCAGTAAAAGGGCAAG GGCATGTACTCTTGGCTCCTTGGACAAAGATTCAGTGAAAGATAAGATTGTCTTCTGCGATACATACTCTGATGGTAGCGGGCCTGTCCTTATAGATGCTCAAGGAATGGTGATGGTAGATGATACTGGATCTGATGATATAGCCTTCTCTTATCCTATACCAGCAACGGCTATCAGCATTGCTGATGGTGAAAAATTAAAGCACTATTTAGATACTACCAG AATCCCTGTGGCAATGATCTACAAAACTGAAGCAATTCATGATCATCAAGCTCCACAAGTGGCTTCATTCTCTTCTAAAGGACCCAACACTCTTTATCCAGATATCCTCAAG CCAGACTTAATTGCCCCAGGGGTAGACATCTTAGCGGCCTGGTCTCCAAAAGCCACAGTTTCAGGCTACCAAGGTGACAAGCGCTCTGTAATGTACAACATTATATCTGGAACATCCATGTCTTGCCCTCATGCAACAGGTGCTGCTGCTTATGTTAAAACATTTCATCCTTCATGGTCCCCTGCTGCAATTAAATCAGCTCTCATGACAACAG CTTATCCCATGAATGGCTCCTATCCTAAAGAGGCTGAATTGGCTTATGGTGCTGGTCAAATTGATCCACTAAAGGCTGTTAATCCAGGTCTTGTGTATGACATTTCGAAAGCTGATTATATACAAGAGTTGTGCAACATGGGTTTTAGTGCGGATGAAATTAAGATTATTGCCGGAGGTAATGTTACTTGTGCCAAGAAAAATGGAACTGGTGCTCTTTTAAACTATCCTTCTTTGGGTGCTTCAGTTACTGTGGGATGGAAAATTGAAAGATATTTTCCGAGGACAGTTACCAATGTTGGCTTACCAAATTCTACATACAAGGCCACAATTGGACCACAAAAACTACTAAATGTTACAGTTATTCCCAATGTCCTATCTTTCAAGTCTTTGAACGAGAAGCAGAATTTCACTGTACATGTTACGGGGCCAGGAATTGACCAAGCTTCAATCATCTCTACATGGTTACTGTGGTCTGATGGGATACATAATGTAAGAAGTCCAATTGCCTTCTGGGCCTCTTTTTGA